In one window of Kitasatospora sp. MMS16-BH015 DNA:
- a CDS encoding CdaR family transcriptional regulator, whose product MSHAIRRAGEPALDEPTVAALRAALTATAEEVVEAIIDEVPSYANALSGRMGGTIRRAVRTALGHYLDLASGKATGGDATGAAYELGRGEVRDGRSMDALLSAYRVGARVAWRCLAAGAVPAGLPAAEVAKFAELTFAYIDELSAASAAGHADELAARGRDRERHLEHLARELLAGASPDVLLASAQRAGWQVPVSLTVVLLPAAEARPAYRTLDPGALVLDDLPENAGALLVPDADRAHLLRQLTDRTAVVGPARPWTRACASYERAVRARSLSADIRDTESHLPELVLSADADAFADLRARALAPLRALPAATARRLEETLREWLLHQGRRDEAAAALYVHPQTVRYRMSQLRELFPDLASPHRVLELTLAVGLGAH is encoded by the coding sequence GTGAGCCATGCAATCCGGAGGGCCGGCGAGCCGGCCCTGGACGAGCCGACCGTCGCCGCGCTGCGGGCCGCGCTGACGGCCACCGCCGAGGAAGTCGTCGAGGCGATCATCGACGAAGTCCCTTCCTACGCCAACGCCCTTTCGGGCCGGATGGGCGGCACCATCCGCCGAGCCGTCCGCACCGCCCTCGGGCACTACCTGGATCTCGCGAGCGGGAAGGCCACGGGGGGCGACGCCACCGGCGCGGCCTACGAGCTGGGCCGCGGCGAGGTGCGCGACGGCCGCTCGATGGACGCCCTGCTCAGTGCCTACCGCGTCGGTGCCCGGGTGGCCTGGCGGTGCCTGGCGGCGGGTGCCGTACCGGCCGGACTGCCGGCCGCGGAGGTCGCCAAGTTCGCCGAGCTGACCTTCGCCTACATCGACGAGCTCTCGGCCGCGAGCGCCGCCGGCCACGCCGACGAACTGGCCGCGCGGGGCAGGGACCGCGAGCGCCACCTGGAACACCTGGCCCGCGAGCTCCTGGCCGGCGCGAGCCCGGACGTGCTGCTGGCCTCCGCGCAGCGGGCCGGCTGGCAGGTGCCGGTCTCGCTGACCGTGGTCCTGCTGCCCGCCGCCGAGGCCCGACCCGCCTACCGCACGCTCGACCCCGGCGCGCTCGTCCTCGACGATCTGCCGGAGAACGCCGGGGCGCTGCTCGTCCCCGATGCCGACCGGGCGCACCTGCTGCGGCAGCTGACCGACCGCACGGCCGTGGTCGGCCCGGCCCGGCCCTGGACGCGGGCGTGCGCCTCGTACGAACGGGCGGTGCGGGCCCGGTCCCTCTCCGCCGACATCCGCGACACCGAGAGCCACCTGCCCGAGCTGGTGCTGAGCGCCGACGCGGACGCGTTCGCGGATCTGCGGGCCCGGGCCCTCGCACCGCTGCGGGCCCTGCCCGCCGCCACCGCGCGGCGGCTGGAGGAGACGTTGCGGGAGTGGCTGCTGCACCAGGGCAGGCGGGACGAGGCGGCGGCGGCGCTGTACGTCCACCCCCAGACGGTCCGGTACCGGATGTCGCAGTTGCGGGAGCTGTTCCCGGACCTCGCCTCGCCCCACCGGGTGCTCGAACTCACGCTGGCGGTGGGCCTGGGAGCGCACTGA
- a CDS encoding glycosyltransferase, protein MRVVLTTWGSRGDVEPLAALAVALRAQGAEAVVCAPPDEDFAALLERAGVPMVPLGPSVRSIVAGPKPPDAKAAFALAPELVAARFEVLGSVAVGADVLLATGLMPAGARDVAEHLGLRYVLACFHLMGLPSRQFRPGARPGTPSPAEETDPRVLWEQDARRVDALYGPALNAHRAALGLPPVVNVRDHVLTRRPWLAADQVLCPAEGMTELDPVQTGAWVLPDDRPLPAELADFLEAGEPPVYVGFGSMAAHTPAGIAEAAVGAARAHGRRVVLARGWAGLNAEGADCLVVGEVNQQALFPRVAAVVHHGGAGTTTTAARAGAPQVIVPHIADQPYWGGRITELGLGAAHTRALPTVGSLAAALEQALSPQVRERAQAVAGTVRGDGAAVAAELLLNAGY, encoded by the coding sequence ATGCGTGTGGTGCTGACGACCTGGGGGTCGCGCGGGGACGTCGAGCCGCTGGCCGCGCTGGCGGTCGCCCTGCGGGCGCAGGGGGCGGAGGCGGTGGTGTGCGCGCCGCCGGACGAGGACTTCGCGGCGCTGCTGGAGCGGGCCGGGGTGCCGATGGTGCCGCTGGGCCCGTCGGTGCGGTCGATCGTGGCGGGCCCGAAGCCGCCGGACGCGAAGGCCGCGTTCGCGCTGGCCCCGGAGCTGGTCGCCGCCCGGTTCGAGGTGCTCGGCTCGGTGGCGGTGGGGGCCGACGTGCTGCTCGCCACCGGCCTGATGCCGGCCGGAGCCCGGGACGTGGCCGAACACCTGGGCCTGCGTTACGTGTTGGCCTGCTTCCACCTGATGGGACTGCCCTCGCGGCAGTTCCGCCCCGGCGCCCGCCCGGGCACCCCTTCACCGGCGGAGGAGACCGACCCGCGGGTGCTGTGGGAGCAGGACGCCCGACGGGTCGACGCCCTCTACGGCCCGGCGCTGAACGCCCACCGGGCGGCGCTGGGCCTGCCGCCAGTGGTGAACGTCCGTGACCACGTGCTCACCCGACGGCCGTGGCTGGCGGCCGACCAGGTGCTCTGCCCGGCCGAGGGCATGACCGAGCTCGACCCGGTGCAGACCGGTGCCTGGGTGCTGCCCGACGACCGCCCGCTCCCCGCGGAGCTGGCCGACTTCCTGGAGGCGGGCGAGCCGCCGGTCTACGTCGGCTTCGGCAGCATGGCCGCGCACACCCCGGCGGGCATCGCCGAGGCGGCGGTGGGGGCGGCCCGCGCGCACGGGCGCAGAGTGGTGCTGGCCCGGGGCTGGGCCGGGCTGAACGCCGAGGGTGCGGACTGCCTGGTGGTCGGCGAGGTCAACCAGCAGGCGCTGTTCCCCCGGGTGGCCGCGGTCGTCCACCACGGCGGCGCGGGCACCACCACCACGGCGGCCAGGGCCGGGGCGCCCCAGGTGATCGTCCCGCACATCGCCGACCAGCCGTACTGGGGCGGCCGGATCACCGAACTCGGCCTCGGCGCGGCCCACACCCGGGCACTGCCGACCGTCGGCTCGCTCGCGGCCGCGCTCGAGCAGGCCCTGTCGCCGCAGGTCCGGGAGCGGGCCCAGGCCGTCGCCGGGACGGTCCGGGGCGACGGCGCCGCGGTGGCGGCGGAACTGCTGCTGAACGCCGGGTACTGA
- a CDS encoding nucleotidyltransferase family protein encodes MTVDQESASGQREQAERSEEWPLVVAGAALPPDRTQAILAAAKRIGSLLKAHDHPFALAGGVAAYAHGAVVRLQHDADFCIRREDTEAVTRTLREAGLPVFLPPEDWLVKARCLGQDVDLILQLAGRPVTRELLERAEVLPVDSVHMPVLAATDLVSGLLAAFSEHHCDFGAVLSVARPLREKVDWPGIRAEQGHQPMAAAFLYLLERLRVIEPEAT; translated from the coding sequence ATGACTGTGGACCAGGAGAGCGCGAGCGGGCAGCGCGAGCAGGCCGAGCGGTCGGAGGAGTGGCCGCTGGTGGTGGCCGGCGCCGCGCTGCCGCCGGACCGCACCCAGGCCATCCTGGCGGCGGCCAAGCGGATCGGCTCCCTGCTGAAGGCCCACGACCACCCGTTCGCGCTGGCGGGCGGGGTGGCCGCGTACGCGCACGGCGCGGTCGTGCGGCTGCAGCACGATGCCGACTTCTGCATCCGGCGGGAGGACACCGAGGCCGTCACCCGCACCCTGCGGGAGGCCGGGCTGCCGGTCTTCCTGCCGCCGGAGGACTGGCTGGTCAAGGCACGGTGCCTGGGCCAGGACGTGGATCTGATCCTCCAACTGGCCGGGCGGCCGGTGACCCGGGAGCTGCTGGAGCGCGCCGAGGTGCTGCCGGTCGACTCCGTGCACATGCCGGTGCTGGCCGCCACCGACCTGGTGTCCGGGCTGCTCGCGGCCTTCTCGGAGCACCACTGCGACTTCGGGGCGGTGCTCTCCGTCGCGCGGCCGCTACGGGAGAAGGTCGACTGGCCCGGGATCCGGGCCGAGCAGGGCCACCAGCCGATGGCGGCCGCCTTCCTGTACCTGCTGGAGCGGCTGCGGGTGATCGAACCGGAGGCGACGTGA
- a CDS encoding BON domain-containing protein has translation MNGEQDIEYRIAHLRERLASDEVGELGLRIELHGGHVTVGGTVATARCRAAVQRIVAEVLHGLVVHTDLVLADLRPPSGAEDLP, from the coding sequence GTGAACGGCGAGCAGGACATCGAGTACCGCATCGCCCACCTGCGCGAGCGGTTGGCGAGTGACGAGGTGGGCGAGTTAGGGCTGCGGATCGAACTGCACGGCGGTCACGTCACGGTGGGCGGCACCGTGGCGACCGCACGGTGCCGCGCCGCGGTGCAGCGGATCGTGGCCGAGGTGCTGCACGGGCTGGTGGTGCACACCGACCTCGTGCTCGCCGACCTCCGGCCGCCGAGCGGGGCCGAGGACCTGCCGTGA
- a CDS encoding metallophosphoesterase yields the protein MIRVAAVGDIHLGPDSRGQLRPAFASLGERADLLLLAGDLTRHGTLAEAAVVAEEFGGLPVPVVAVLGNHDYDAGCPREVAAILADGGIRVLERSVTTVPVGGELVGVAGTKGFGGGFAGRSAGEFGEPEMKAFVRHSRECADGLRAGLTRLTAQGCSWRIALTHFSPVPDTLAGEPPEIHPFLGSYLLAEAIDEAGADLAVHGHAHLGREHGLTACGVRVRNVAQPVIGQAYAVYRLHPEPAG from the coding sequence GTGATCCGGGTGGCGGCGGTGGGGGACATCCACCTCGGCCCCGACAGCCGGGGCCAGTTGAGGCCGGCCTTCGCCTCCCTCGGCGAGCGGGCCGACCTGCTGCTGCTCGCCGGAGACCTCACCCGGCACGGCACTCTGGCGGAGGCCGCCGTGGTGGCGGAGGAATTCGGCGGGCTGCCGGTGCCGGTGGTGGCGGTGCTCGGCAACCACGACTACGACGCCGGCTGCCCGCGGGAGGTGGCGGCGATCCTCGCCGACGGCGGGATCCGGGTGCTGGAGCGGTCGGTGACGACCGTCCCGGTGGGTGGAGAGCTGGTCGGGGTGGCCGGGACGAAGGGGTTCGGCGGCGGCTTCGCCGGGCGGAGCGCCGGGGAGTTCGGCGAGCCCGAGATGAAGGCCTTCGTCCGGCACAGCCGGGAGTGCGCGGACGGGCTGCGTGCCGGGCTGACCCGACTCACGGCCCAGGGCTGTTCGTGGCGCATCGCGCTGACTCACTTCTCGCCGGTGCCGGACACCCTCGCCGGCGAGCCGCCCGAGATCCACCCGTTCCTCGGCAGCTACCTGCTGGCCGAGGCGATCGACGAGGCCGGCGCCGACCTCGCGGTGCACGGGCACGCCCACCTCGGCCGGGAGCACGGCCTGACGGCGTGTGGCGTGCGGGTGCGCAACGTCGCGCAGCCGGTGATCGGGCAGGCCTACGCCGTCTACCGGCTGCACCCGGAGCCGGCCGGCTGA
- a CDS encoding acyl-CoA dehydrogenase family protein — protein sequence MSSPVMARSASVGADFEGQRRRVAEEFRHMGGRGELELPLPGSGRTRARWAAFTRWARRDLSLARLGEGHADAVAILAELGQAVPADAAGALWGVWAAEPPGYALQARRSGAGWVLSGVKPFCSGARVCTDALVTARSGERRRLFAVDVGHPGLLPRPDSWPAPGMAGSDTLDIVFDEVPAVEVGEPGAYLERPGFHHGGIGVAACWHGGAARVARTLLTASRTWDLDPHALAHLGAVDCRLAAVETLLDEAARAVDADPTDETGGARLRAMRVRAAVEDAVAEVLRRVGRALGATPLGHDAEHARAVADLTVYVRQHHGERDLAALGRAASAARPSWEDA from the coding sequence ATGAGCAGCCCCGTGATGGCCCGGTCGGCATCGGTCGGTGCGGACTTCGAAGGCCAACGCCGTCGGGTGGCCGAGGAGTTCCGGCACATGGGCGGCCGCGGTGAGCTGGAGCTCCCGCTGCCCGGCAGCGGGCGGACTCGCGCCCGCTGGGCGGCGTTCACCCGCTGGGCGCGACGGGATCTTTCGCTGGCCCGGCTCGGCGAGGGCCACGCGGACGCGGTGGCGATCCTGGCCGAGCTCGGCCAGGCCGTGCCCGCAGACGCCGCCGGTGCGCTCTGGGGCGTGTGGGCGGCCGAGCCGCCCGGGTACGCGCTGCAGGCGCGCCGCAGCGGCGCGGGGTGGGTGCTGTCCGGGGTGAAGCCGTTCTGTTCGGGCGCCCGGGTGTGCACGGACGCGTTGGTGACCGCCCGCTCGGGAGAACGGCGGCGGCTGTTCGCCGTGGACGTCGGCCACCCGGGTCTGCTGCCGCGCCCGGACAGCTGGCCCGCGCCCGGCATGGCCGGCAGCGACACGCTCGACATCGTCTTCGACGAGGTGCCGGCGGTGGAGGTCGGCGAGCCCGGCGCGTACCTCGAGCGCCCGGGCTTCCACCACGGCGGGATCGGGGTGGCGGCGTGCTGGCACGGCGGCGCCGCCAGGGTCGCGCGGACCCTGCTGACGGCCTCGCGCACCTGGGACCTCGACCCGCACGCCCTGGCCCACCTCGGCGCCGTCGACTGCCGGCTGGCCGCGGTCGAGACGCTGCTGGACGAGGCGGCCCGCGCCGTGGACGCCGACCCGACGGACGAGACGGGCGGTGCCCGGCTGCGCGCGATGCGAGTCCGTGCCGCCGTCGAGGACGCGGTGGCGGAGGTGCTGCGGCGGGTGGGCCGGGCGCTCGGCGCCACGCCCCTGGGCCACGACGCCGAGCACGCCCGAGCGGTGGCGGACCTGACGGTGTACGTGCGCCAGCACCACGGCGAGCGCGACCTCGCCGCGCTCGGCCGGGCCGCCTCCGCCGCGCGGCCCTCCTGGGAGGACGCATGA
- a CDS encoding PIG-L deacetylase family protein — MTDRAAPLTGEASADPIQAPGTPESAWRAWRGLADLPLLDPVRALPVTAGRTPRVVVVAAHPDDEVLGFGGSLALLADAGVRPVLVSVTDGEASHPGSRSPLARDLRAVRTRELDRALSRLRVRAHRSALHLPDGRVGAHEEELTDRLARLLEGCDLCVAPYSRDLHPDHEAAGRAALAAGAARGVPVWEYPVWSWHWARPAEAALPWQRAARVQLPSVVSARKLAALDCFRSQLHPLGDGPGDGAILPPEELAHFQRDFEVIWQ; from the coding sequence ATGACCGACCGTGCCGCACCCCTGACCGGGGAGGCGTCGGCCGACCCGATCCAGGCCCCGGGCACGCCGGAGTCCGCCTGGCGGGCCTGGCGCGGCCTCGCGGACCTTCCGCTGCTCGACCCGGTGCGTGCCCTGCCGGTGACGGCGGGCCGCACCCCGCGGGTGGTGGTCGTGGCCGCCCACCCCGACGACGAGGTCCTCGGGTTCGGTGGATCGCTCGCGCTGCTGGCCGACGCCGGAGTGCGGCCCGTCCTGGTGTCGGTGACCGACGGCGAAGCCTCCCACCCGGGCAGCCGCTCCCCGCTGGCCCGTGACCTCCGGGCCGTCCGCACCAGGGAGCTGGACCGGGCGCTGTCCCGGCTCCGGGTCCGGGCCCACCGGAGCGCCCTGCACCTGCCGGACGGCCGGGTCGGGGCGCACGAGGAGGAGCTGACGGACCGGCTGGCCCGCCTGCTGGAGGGATGCGACCTGTGCGTCGCGCCGTACAGCCGCGACCTGCACCCCGACCACGAGGCCGCCGGCCGGGCGGCGCTGGCCGCCGGGGCCGCCCGTGGCGTACCGGTGTGGGAGTACCCGGTGTGGAGCTGGCACTGGGCACGGCCGGCCGAGGCCGCGCTGCCCTGGCAGCGCGCGGCCCGCGTCCAGCTGCCGTCGGTCGTCTCGGCCCGCAAACTGGCCGCGCTGGACTGCTTCCGCAGCCAGCTCCACCCGCTCGGCGACGGGCCCGGCGACGGAGCGATCCTGCCGCCGGAGGAACTCGCCCACTTCCAACGCGACTTCGAGGTGATCTGGCAGTGA
- a CDS encoding SAM-dependent methyltransferase: MYAHRPDPWHLAERWYEQRKYALTLAALPEPHYRSAFEPGCSVGVLSELLATRCRALLAWDREETALAQARGRLADSPHVTLQHRALPGDWPAGRFDLVVLSELLYYFTAEDSARILHRAVASLEPAGTLLLVHWRPEVADHAQTGDAVHRQARAHPGLTRVAEHAEPDFLLDVFVRADLPAAPRLLSVAAAEGLR, encoded by the coding sequence ATGTACGCCCACCGGCCCGACCCGTGGCACCTGGCCGAGCGCTGGTACGAGCAGCGCAAGTACGCCCTCACCCTCGCCGCCCTCCCCGAGCCGCACTACCGCAGCGCCTTCGAGCCGGGCTGCTCCGTCGGCGTGCTGTCCGAGCTGCTGGCCACCCGATGCCGGGCCCTGCTGGCCTGGGACCGCGAGGAGACCGCCCTCGCCCAGGCCCGGGGCCGCCTGGCCGACTCGCCGCACGTCACCCTCCAGCACCGGGCCCTGCCCGGGGACTGGCCCGCAGGCCGGTTCGACCTGGTCGTGCTGTCGGAACTGCTCTACTACTTCACCGCCGAGGACAGCGCTCGGATCCTGCACCGCGCGGTCGCATCGCTGGAGCCGGCGGGGACGCTGCTGCTGGTGCACTGGCGCCCCGAGGTGGCCGACCACGCTCAGACCGGCGACGCCGTGCACCGCCAGGCCCGTGCGCACCCCGGCCTGACGCGGGTCGCCGAGCACGCCGAACCGGACTTCCTGCTGGACGTGTTCGTGCGGGCCGACCTGCCTGCCGCGCCGCGCCTGCTGTCGGTGGCCGCCGCGGAGGGGCTGCGGTGA
- a CDS encoding glycosyltransferase family 2 protein: protein MIGALAVVVPARDEEELLPGCLQALRRAARHPGVPDLPVLVTVVADGCTDDTVRIAHHHEAQVVELTGHNVGAARAAGCARALLAAGELVPGIAPDRVWLAQTDADSQVPPDWIVRHLAFAVSGWHALAGTVRVADWRGHPRRTAAAFARHYRADGRGSGGHAHVHGANLGVRADAYQAVGGFRPVAVGEDRVLVAALDAAGYRIGRTVHSPVTTSGRRVPRARGGFGDFLRGLDARAG, encoded by the coding sequence GTGATCGGCGCGTTGGCCGTGGTCGTGCCGGCCCGGGACGAGGAGGAGCTGCTGCCCGGCTGCCTGCAGGCGCTCCGCCGGGCCGCCCGCCACCCCGGTGTACCCGACCTGCCGGTCCTGGTGACCGTGGTCGCCGACGGCTGCACCGACGACACCGTCCGGATCGCCCACCACCACGAGGCGCAGGTGGTGGAGCTGACGGGCCACAACGTCGGGGCCGCCCGGGCGGCGGGCTGCGCCCGGGCCCTGCTGGCGGCCGGCGAGCTCGTCCCCGGGATAGCGCCCGACCGGGTGTGGCTGGCCCAGACCGACGCGGACTCCCAGGTGCCGCCGGACTGGATCGTGCGCCACCTCGCCTTCGCCGTCTCCGGCTGGCACGCCCTCGCCGGCACCGTCCGCGTCGCCGACTGGCGCGGCCACCCCCGGCGCACCGCGGCGGCGTTCGCCCGTCACTACCGGGCGGACGGCCGGGGCTCCGGCGGGCACGCGCACGTCCATGGCGCGAACCTCGGCGTGCGGGCCGACGCCTACCAGGCGGTCGGCGGATTCCGGCCGGTCGCCGTCGGCGAGGACCGGGTCCTGGTCGCCGCGCTGGACGCGGCGGGTTACCGGATCGGACGTACCGTCCACAGCCCGGTGACCACCTCCGGCCGTCGCGTTCCCCGCGCCCGCGGCGGATTCGGCGACTTCCTGCGCGGCCTGGACGCCCGAGCCGGCTGA
- a CDS encoding Rieske (2Fe-2S) protein, with protein sequence MGTLFARVTQTDRRSPGDTRAAELLKALDSLAERRSLDAVVEPLQHAVRAVPLGGLRGVLQGRRLGHPLHPALVQVPVGAWLSSALLDGVPGCERAARTLVAVGVAAAVPAAVTGWVDWAEQHEQQMRTGVLHAAAMSAAVALYGASWAARARGSGRLGRGLGLAGVAVLGGGATIGGHLAFRQGAGANKAEPVPHLVEPGWHDLGRVEEFPLGQGVRRTVGEVPVLVVREAEQSFRVLADRCSHFSGPLSEGEVVDGCVTCPWHGSVFRLADGWNVGGPATAPQPCFATRTSEDGLLQACLPEAG encoded by the coding sequence ATGGGAACCCTCTTCGCGCGCGTCACCCAGACCGACCGTCGGAGCCCCGGCGACACCCGGGCAGCGGAGCTACTCAAGGCCCTCGACTCGCTGGCGGAGAGACGGAGTCTCGACGCCGTGGTGGAGCCGCTCCAGCACGCCGTCCGGGCCGTGCCGCTCGGCGGGCTGCGCGGTGTGCTGCAAGGCCGCCGACTCGGGCATCCGCTGCACCCGGCCCTCGTGCAGGTGCCCGTCGGCGCCTGGCTGTCGAGCGCCCTGCTGGACGGGGTGCCCGGCTGCGAGCGGGCCGCGCGCACGCTCGTCGCGGTGGGCGTGGCCGCCGCCGTGCCGGCCGCGGTGACGGGCTGGGTGGACTGGGCCGAGCAGCACGAGCAGCAGATGCGCACCGGCGTCCTGCACGCCGCCGCGATGTCGGCCGCGGTGGCGCTGTACGGCGCGTCCTGGGCGGCCCGGGCCCGCGGCAGCGGTCGACTGGGCCGGGGTCTCGGCCTGGCCGGGGTGGCCGTGCTCGGCGGTGGGGCGACGATCGGCGGCCACCTCGCCTTCCGGCAGGGCGCCGGCGCGAACAAGGCCGAACCGGTACCGCACCTGGTCGAGCCGGGCTGGCACGACCTCGGCCGGGTCGAGGAGTTCCCCTTGGGGCAGGGCGTGCGCCGCACCGTCGGCGAGGTCCCCGTGCTGGTGGTCCGCGAGGCCGAGCAGTCCTTCCGGGTCCTGGCGGACCGGTGCAGTCACTTCTCCGGCCCGCTCTCCGAGGGCGAGGTCGTGGACGGCTGCGTCACCTGCCCCTGGCACGGCAGCGTCTTCCGCCTCGCCGACGGCTGGAACGTCGGCGGCCCCGCCACCGCCCCGCAGCCCTGCTTCGCCACCCGTACCAGCGAGGACGGCCTGCTGCAGGCGTGCCTGCCCGAGGCGGGCTGA
- a CDS encoding ferritin-like domain-containing protein, with the protein MTNDDFVIDVTRIREEAQQKMTDGAVTATYGLDPGRVIAVLNDVVATEIVCWLRYTRHAVSATGIDRAQVAAEFTEHAAEEMQHALRAAERIAQLGGEPDFDPATLAKRAHTDYTTPSGTDLKAMLENNLLAERIVISTYQEIARWIGDHDPTTRRLIESILEEEEEHADDLTDLLAG; encoded by the coding sequence ATGACGAACGACGACTTCGTGATCGACGTGACCCGCATCCGCGAGGAGGCCCAGCAGAAGATGACGGACGGAGCGGTCACGGCCACTTACGGGCTCGACCCGGGGAGGGTGATCGCCGTGCTCAACGACGTGGTGGCCACCGAGATCGTGTGCTGGCTGCGCTACACGCGGCACGCGGTCTCCGCCACCGGCATCGACCGGGCCCAGGTCGCCGCCGAGTTCACCGAACACGCCGCCGAGGAGATGCAGCACGCCCTCCGGGCGGCGGAGCGGATCGCCCAACTCGGCGGCGAACCGGACTTCGACCCCGCCACCCTGGCGAAGCGGGCGCACACCGACTACACGACCCCGAGCGGCACCGACCTGAAGGCGATGCTAGAGAACAACCTGCTCGCCGAGCGGATCGTCATCTCCACCTACCAGGAGATCGCCCGTTGGATCGGAGACCACGACCCCACCACCCGCCGCCTCATCGAGTCGATCCTCGAGGAAGAGGAGGAACACGCCGACGACCTCACCGACCTGCTGGCCGGCTGA
- a CDS encoding STAS domain-containing protein: MNEDTTPVPPDGPPTGPPAAHRADASGAAVLRISVLRPAGAVLLRLAGEIDQDQNTALRHALDDAVRERPARLVVDMSSVTFSDSTGVNALLRAQQAALAAEVELLIVGLRPQPRRLLALTGADEALAIRPDISTALADPRRD, encoded by the coding sequence ATGAACGAGGACACCACCCCGGTCCCTCCCGACGGGCCACCCACCGGGCCGCCGGCGGCCCACCGGGCCGATGCGTCCGGCGCCGCCGTGCTGAGGATCAGCGTTCTCCGCCCCGCCGGGGCCGTGCTCCTGCGCCTGGCCGGCGAGATCGACCAGGACCAGAACACCGCCCTGCGGCACGCACTCGACGACGCGGTCCGGGAGCGGCCGGCCCGCCTGGTGGTCGACATGTCGAGCGTCACCTTCAGCGACTCCACCGGCGTCAACGCCCTGCTGAGGGCCCAGCAGGCCGCTCTTGCCGCCGAGGTCGAGCTGCTGATCGTCGGGCTCCGCCCCCAGCCCAGGCGCCTGCTCGCGCTCACCGGCGCCGACGAGGCCCTTGCCATCCGCCCCGACATCAGCACCGCCCTGGCCGACCCGCGGCGGGACTGA
- a CDS encoding helix-turn-helix domain-containing protein — MAGETEPRTSWTFLTQHARVLLMVSRDPEVRLRDLAAACGLTERAVQAIVTDLEGAGYLTRTRVGRRNHYQVGRHTSFRHPAEAGYEIAAFLRLFAALPPGAAVGAAPEGPRGSATAARTAGD; from the coding sequence ATGGCAGGTGAGACCGAGCCCCGCACCAGCTGGACGTTCCTGACGCAGCACGCCCGGGTCCTGCTGATGGTCTCCCGCGACCCCGAAGTGCGACTGCGGGACCTCGCCGCCGCCTGCGGCCTGACCGAGCGGGCCGTGCAGGCGATCGTCACCGACCTGGAGGGCGCCGGCTACCTGACCCGCACCCGCGTCGGCCGCCGTAACCACTACCAGGTCGGTCGCCACACCTCCTTCCGCCACCCCGCCGAAGCCGGCTACGAGATCGCCGCCTTCCTCCGGCTGTTCGCCGCCCTCCCGCCCGGAGCCGCGGTCGGCGCTGCCCCCGAGGGCCCTCGCGGCAGCGCCACGGCCGCACGCACCGCAGGTGACTGA
- a CDS encoding glycosyltransferase — translation MIGYYVHHQGRGHLHRALAIAEHCAHPVTVLSSLACPGHWPGAWVRLPRDDTPSQATDPTAHGRLHWVPVHHPGLRTRMAAVAGWIEQHRPEVVITDVSVEVTLLARLLGVPVVVAAMRGERRDPAHELGYDLAEALLAPWPATLPEPGWPDHWNAKTVWTGGFSRFDHRPHADAHLPHTVLLMLGAGGHGITDRQIEAARRATPAWQWTVLGGPDGWTSDPWPLLTSAEVIVTHAGQNAVAECAAARRPTIVLPQDRPFGEQHATARALHRAGLATVLPGGWPDPDRWPALLAETAVHDGRRWSHYSPGDGAERAARALDHLAAAHGRPLPA, via the coding sequence ATGATCGGCTACTACGTCCACCACCAGGGCCGGGGCCACCTCCACCGGGCCCTCGCCATCGCCGAGCACTGCGCGCACCCGGTCACCGTGCTCTCCTCCCTCGCGTGCCCCGGGCACTGGCCGGGCGCCTGGGTGCGGCTGCCCCGTGACGACACCCCGTCCCAGGCCACCGACCCCACCGCCCACGGCCGCCTGCACTGGGTACCCGTCCACCACCCCGGGCTGCGCACCCGGATGGCCGCGGTCGCCGGCTGGATCGAGCAGCACCGGCCGGAGGTGGTGATCACCGACGTCTCCGTCGAGGTCACGCTGCTGGCCCGGTTGCTCGGCGTCCCGGTGGTGGTCGCGGCCATGCGCGGCGAGCGCCGCGACCCGGCCCACGAGCTCGGCTACGACCTCGCCGAAGCCCTCCTCGCCCCCTGGCCGGCCACCCTCCCGGAACCGGGCTGGCCGGACCACTGGAACGCCAAGACCGTCTGGACCGGCGGCTTCTCCCGCTTCGACCACCGGCCCCACGCCGATGCGCACCTGCCGCACACCGTGCTGCTGATGCTCGGGGCGGGCGGGCACGGGATCACCGACCGGCAGATCGAGGCCGCCCGCCGCGCCACCCCGGCCTGGCAGTGGACCGTTCTCGGCGGCCCTGACGGGTGGACCTCCGACCCCTGGCCCCTGCTCACCTCCGCCGAGGTGATCGTCACCCACGCGGGCCAGAACGCCGTCGCCGAGTGCGCCGCGGCCCGCCGCCCCACCATCGTCCTGCCCCAGGACCGCCCGTTCGGCGAGCAGCACGCCACCGCCCGCGCGCTGCACCGGGCCGGCCTGGCCACCGTGCTGCCCGGCGGCTGGCCCGACCCCGACCGCTGGCCGGCCCTGCTCGCCGAGACCGCCGTCCACGACGGCCGCCGCTGGAGCCACTACTCCCCCGGCGACGGAGCCGAACGCGCCGCCCGCGCCCTCGACCACCTGGCGGCCGCCCACGGCCGCCCTCTCCCGGCATGA